The window GCGCCGTGCCGAAGATCGCCGCGGCGTCCGCCCGGTTGAGCTCCGAACGGTCCGACAGACGCGAGTAGAACATCGACCCCGAGCGGTCGACGAGCACCAGTGTCCGGCCCGGCAGCGCGGGCACGTTGGCCAGCGAGTGGCCGAGCGCCTGCTCCAGCGGGTACGACCAGCGCAGCGACGGCGCATGCTGGTACGCGGCGAGGTACCGGAACGGGAACTGCCGCGACCGTACGACCTCCGCCGGATCGCTGATCCGGGCGGCCACCTGCGCGGCGACCTCGTCCGAGACCCCGGCCTCGTCGAAGTTCCGCAGGTTCCGGACCAACGCCATCACACCCATGGACGAGATCACGGCCTCCCAGGCCGCCTTGTCCATCGGCCCCTGGAGCCAGCCCGCCAGCGCCTCCCACGTCATCCCGGCCGCCGCGAGCCGCTCGGCACCGCCGTCCGACGTCACGACCGCACGCCGCTCCTCGACGGGCAGCGCCATCAGCTCGCGGTGGGCGACGAGGGTCCGGTTCGACGCGGGCGGCACGGCGGTGTCCGGGTTGTGCCGCCGGTCGAGGGCGTACTGGAACAGCTCGCCCTGCCACGCCTTCGCCGGGTCCGGCGCCGCGTGCACGAGGTTGAGAATGTCGCCGAAGCGGTAGCCCTTGGACGCGGTGTCGTACTTCAGCAGGGACTTGCCGCTGTAGAGACGTCGTACGGCGTCGGCGACGCCCCGCTTGACGGGCTTGGGGACGTTACGGCCGTACCGCGCGGTCCAGTACGCGAGCAGCTCGCCGGGCTCGTCGGGCCGCTGGAGCACCGAGTCCACGACCCGCCGGTTCGACGGACCGTCGCTCGCGCCCGCCTCCAGGCGCGCCTTCACATACTCGGCGGCGCCCACGACGGCGGCCGTACGGAGGTTGCCCTCGCCGCGCAGCCAGCCGAGCAGTCCGGCGGTCCACTCCGGGTCGGTGACGGCGAGCTCGCGCACCAGGGTCTGGTACCGGTCGTCGCGGTCGGCGCCGGACTCGTAGAAGGTCTGCTGCGAGACGAAGTTGGAGACCGACAGAAGGAAGAGCTCGGAGCGCGTGTCTCGCTCGCGGCCCCGGCCGCCCTCGTAGGTGCGCAGGACTCGGCCGGTCGAGGTGACCCGGGAGGTCGGCTGTGCCTTTGCGGTACGGATGTTGAAGCGGGACATGCTGAATTCCCCCCGAATTCATAGCGGTTTCGGAGGGAGGCACAGCAAAAGGTGGATGCCCGAGATCAGAAGTCGGCGACGGACTTGTCAGATGCTCTACCCAATTGAGCTACACCGACCCGAAGTCGATGACGGGATTCGAACCCGCAACCCTCTGATCCCATAGAAGTAACCGTTGCCTGCGCACCGGGCACCCACCATGAGCTGCGCCTCCCGAGATCAAGTCGACTGCGGCGTGGATTCTTTGAAAGAGAAGTAGCCGCTGTCATCGCACCGGGAGGTGCGCTTGCGTTCTGATCTCACTGTAGGAGGCGCAGCTTCGGGTGGGCGAGTGAATTAATTACCGCCCCTGACGCTTCCACGGCCCCGTGATCGCGAGCATGATGCCCGGGTCCTGGATGTTGGCGTACAGGGTGCGGCCGTCAGGAGAGAAAGTGACGCCGGTGAACTCGCTGTATTCGGGCTCCTCTTCGGTGCCGATGTTGAGTTCGTTGCGGGCGATGGGGTACGTGCGGCCGCGGTCGGTGGCGCCGAAGAGGTGCTGGATGCCCTCGCCGTCCTCGGCGATGATCAGGCCGCCGTAGGGGGAGACGGTGATGTTGTCCGGGCCGTCGAAGGCGCCAACCGCCGAAGGATCAGACGGGTCGGCGTTCACGCCGAGGAGGACCTTCAGGGTGAGGGTGCGGCGCTTGGGGTCGTAGAACCAGACCTGGCCGTCGTGCGGCTTGCCGGGGCTCTCGGCGCGGGCGTAGGAGGAGACGATGTATGCGCCGCCGTCGCCCCACCACATGCCCTCCAGCTTGCGGCAGCGGGTGATCTGGCCGGTGGTGAACTGCTTGCGCACGGAGGTGGTCTTCGCGTCCCGGTCGGGGACGTCGATCCAGTCCACGCCGTACACCGTGCCGATCTTGGTGGCGCGGGAGAGGTCGTCGACGAACTGGCCGCCGGAGTCGAAGCACTTGAAGGCCTGGAGCTTGCCCGCGTTGTCGGCGAGGGTGCGGAACTTGGCGCGGCCGTGGCGGTAGCCCTCGGGCGGGGTCCAGCGGTACAGCAGACCGTTGGGGTTGGAGGCGTCCTCGGTCAGATAGGCGTGGCCCCGCTTGGGGTCGATGACGACGGCCTCGTGGGCGTAGCGGCCGAGCGCCTTGATGGGCTTGGGGTTCTTGTTGGCGCGCCGGTCGATGGGGTCGACCTCGAAGACGTAGCCGTGGTCCTTGGTCATGCCCTTGGAGCCGGCCTTGTCCTCGGTCTCCTCGCAGGTGAGCCAGGTGTCCCAAGGGGTGCTGCCGCCCGCGCAGTTGGTGGAGGTGCCGGCGATGCCGACCCACTCGGCGACCTTGCCGCCGGGGCGCACCTCGACGACCGTGCAGCCGCCGGCGGCGGCCGGGTCGTAGACGAGGCCCTCGGCGAGCGGGACCGGGTGGTCCGCGTCGGTGATGGGGCCGCCGATCTCGTGGTTGTTGACCAGCAGGGTGGTGCCGCGCGGGCCGGCGAAGGTCGCGGTGCCGTCGTGGTTGGACGGCGTGGTCTCGCCCGACTCCAGCTTGGTCTTGCCGGTGTGGGTGATGACGCGGTACGTGAATCCGGCAGGCAGTGCGAGGAGACCGTCGGGGTCGGGGAGCAGCGGCCCGTACCCGAGGCCGAGGTGCGCGTGCACCGGGTCCGCCCCCTCGGTCACGGTCTCGGTGGAGGCGAGGGCGTTCGGAGCGGTGGCGAGGGCGCCGACGCTGCCCGCCAGCGCAACCCCGGCTCCGGTGATCGCGGAAGTTCTGGCGAAGTCCCTGCGGGTGAGCGACATGCTGTCTCCTGTGACGGTGGGTGTGCCGTGGAGGGTGGCGGACCTCGGTCGGCGCCACCGTCCCGCCCGCGTCTGAACGGCAGTTGAACACCGGGCGGCCGCGGGCCCATGACTTACCTGCCTAACACCGCCACCGCCACCCCGCAGCACAGCATCAGGCCGGTCCACGGCATCGCCCTCAGCAGATGGCGGTTCTTGGCGTGCGCGATGACGCCCAACAGGCGTGCCATGTCCCAGAGTTGGGCGCAGAGCTCGCGTGGGTCGGCGGCCGGTGAGATGTCCAGGCCCATGAAGCCGAACGGGCTCGGCGGCAGTGGAACGTGCAGCCGGGGCCGGATGGCCCGCGCCAGGTGGTAGCCGGAGACCAGGAAGGTGACCGCGAACAGGGCCAGGGCGGCGTCGGTGACCGTTCCGTGCCGGTCCCGGCCGCCGTTGCCGAGGGTGGTCACGACCGCGACCACGCCCCCGGTATGCACCACGAGCATGCTGTTGATCTTCGCGTCGGCCTCCTGGACGTATCCCTGGAAGGCCGACAGCGCCCCGAGCCCCGCGGCCACGGCGATCTCCATCGCCCGCCCGCCCCCGTACTCCGACATCGACGCCCCCTGCCCCGACTTCCGTGCCACCAGGGTGCGGCGGCCGCTCACGGGAGGGGGCATCGCCCGTCAGGTGACGGGGTGGCTCCGGGGCGCGGAGGTAGAGGTGGACGCGCGTTCGGGGGCGGACGTCATACGGCCCTCCGCTACGGACGTCAGCCGGCCGCCCCCACTACGGACGTCGGCCGGCCGCCCCACTGCGGACCTCAGCCCGCCGTCCACTCCTGCATCCGGTCCCCCGGTCGGCAGGCCTCCATCACGGGCGCGCCGCCCTCGCCGTCGGCGGTGAGGCAGTCGTCCGGCCGGGCCCCGTTGTGGAGCCGGAAGGAGCCCTCGCCGCCGGGCACAGGTGCGGCCCACCAGTCCTGGGCGGGGACATCGGCGTACCCGTCGAGATATACCTCGCCGCTGCCGGTGTCGAGGGTCAGCGCGCGGTCGTCCCCGGTCGTCAGCCGCTGGCGTCCGCCGCCCACGGGGCTCCACCGCCAGGTCCGCCCGGCGCCGTCCGGGTCGGCCACGAGCCGGACCCCCGTCCCGTCGGCGGCGAGGACTCCGCCGTAGCCCACGTTGCCGACGGCACCGCGCCCGTCCTCGACGGACAGGGAGGGCCGCCCGGCCTCCGAGCGCGAGGTCGACGGCCCCGGGCGTTCGTCGGGCCAGGGGTACGCCGTCTCCGCCGCCCAGACCGAGGCGTCGACCGTCCCTGCCCCGCCGTAGGGCCAGCTGAACGGCAGCGTCCCGAGCAGGGTCGCCGCCGCCAGGGCC of the Streptomyces sp. NBC_00287 genome contains:
- a CDS encoding TROVE domain-containing protein, whose amino-acid sequence is MSRFNIRTAKAQPTSRVTSTGRVLRTYEGGRGRERDTRSELFLLSVSNFVSQQTFYESGADRDDRYQTLVRELAVTDPEWTAGLLGWLRGEGNLRTAAVVGAAEYVKARLEAGASDGPSNRRVVDSVLQRPDEPGELLAYWTARYGRNVPKPVKRGVADAVRRLYSGKSLLKYDTASKGYRFGDILNLVHAAPDPAKAWQGELFQYALDRRHNPDTAVPPASNRTLVAHRELMALPVEERRAVVTSDGGAERLAAAGMTWEALAGWLQGPMDKAAWEAVISSMGVMALVRNLRNFDEAGVSDEVAAQVAARISDPAEVVRSRQFPFRYLAAYQHAPSLRWSYPLEQALGHSLANVPALPGRTLVLVDRSGSMFYSRLSDRSELNRADAAAIFGTALALRAADADLVEFGTTSNRVKYRKGESVLKVLERFGDLGGTDTTDAVRRHYRKHDRMLIVTDEQYAHNRHGGPTEQVPADIPVYTWNLAGYRAGHGPSGEGNRHTFGGLSDAAFRMVPLLERGIAGDWPWLES
- a CDS encoding alkaline phosphatase PhoX; the encoded protein is MSLTRRDFARTSAITGAGVALAGSVGALATAPNALASTETVTEGADPVHAHLGLGYGPLLPDPDGLLALPAGFTYRVITHTGKTKLESGETTPSNHDGTATFAGPRGTTLLVNNHEIGGPITDADHPVPLAEGLVYDPAAAGGCTVVEVRPGGKVAEWVGIAGTSTNCAGGSTPWDTWLTCEETEDKAGSKGMTKDHGYVFEVDPIDRRANKNPKPIKALGRYAHEAVVIDPKRGHAYLTEDASNPNGLLYRWTPPEGYRHGRAKFRTLADNAGKLQAFKCFDSGGQFVDDLSRATKIGTVYGVDWIDVPDRDAKTTSVRKQFTTGQITRCRKLEGMWWGDGGAYIVSSYARAESPGKPHDGQVWFYDPKRRTLTLKVLLGVNADPSDPSAVGAFDGPDNITVSPYGGLIIAEDGEGIQHLFGATDRGRTYPIARNELNIGTEEEPEYSEFTGVTFSPDGRTLYANIQDPGIMLAITGPWKRQGR